The Croceicoccus marinus genome contains a region encoding:
- the hemW gene encoding radical SAM family heme chaperone HemW: MALALYIHWPFCLKKCPYCDFNSHVRSGVDIGAWEAALLADMAHEREATGPDPLTSIFFGGGTPSLMPPALVERLIAQATRLWTPAPGLEITLEANPSSVEAAAFGDLARAGVNRVSLGLQSLNDEALRFLGRLHDAREGTAALEVAQNAFERVSFDLIYARPGQSAAEWQVELARALAFGTGHLSLYQLTIEPGTRFATDHRLGRFALPEDDLAADIFTLTRDMTAAAGLPAYEVSNHARPGEESRHNLTYWRYGDYVGIGPGAHGRRRSVATQRHRKPENYLSACTRNGHGMSESRPLAASEQASEALMMGLRLEEGVDLAQMAHRFGLPGDALIDADKARFYRGLGMIERDGPRLRVAPQGMVLLDALLGELVSAELLAAT; this comes from the coding sequence ATGGCGCTGGCGCTCTACATCCATTGGCCTTTCTGCCTGAAGAAATGCCCCTATTGCGACTTCAACAGCCACGTCCGCAGCGGCGTCGACATCGGGGCATGGGAAGCGGCGCTGCTGGCCGACATGGCGCATGAGCGCGAGGCGACCGGCCCGGATCCGCTGACATCGATCTTCTTCGGCGGCGGCACGCCTTCGCTGATGCCGCCCGCGCTGGTGGAACGGCTGATCGCGCAAGCGACCCGCCTGTGGACCCCCGCCCCCGGCCTTGAGATTACGCTGGAGGCCAATCCCTCCTCGGTCGAGGCGGCGGCCTTCGGCGATCTTGCGCGCGCTGGCGTCAACCGCGTGTCACTGGGCCTGCAGAGCCTGAACGATGAAGCATTGCGATTCCTTGGCCGCCTGCACGATGCCCGCGAGGGCACCGCCGCGCTGGAAGTGGCGCAGAATGCGTTCGAACGCGTCAGCTTCGACCTGATCTACGCCCGCCCCGGCCAGAGCGCCGCCGAATGGCAGGTGGAACTGGCGCGCGCGCTGGCATTCGGGACGGGGCATCTCTCGCTCTACCAGCTGACGATCGAGCCGGGGACGCGCTTTGCCACCGATCATCGGCTTGGCCGCTTCGCCCTGCCCGAAGACGACCTGGCCGCCGATATCTTCACGCTTACCCGCGACATGACGGCAGCGGCGGGTCTGCCAGCCTATGAAGTCAGCAACCATGCTCGCCCCGGCGAGGAGAGCCGCCACAACCTGACCTATTGGCGCTATGGCGATTATGTCGGCATCGGCCCCGGCGCACATGGCAGGCGCCGATCGGTGGCGACGCAGCGCCATCGCAAGCCCGAAAACTACCTCTCGGCCTGCACCCGCAACGGCCACGGCATGTCCGAAAGCCGCCCGCTGGCCGCATCCGAACAGGCATCCGAAGCGCTGATGATGGGGCTGAGGCTGGAGGAAGGCGTCGATCTGGCGCAGATGGCGCACCGCTTCGGCCTGCCGGGGGACGCGCTGATCGATGCGGACAAGGCGCGCTTTTACCGGGGGCTTGGCATGATCGAGCGCGATGGCCCACGTCTGCGGGTCGCGCCGCAGGGCATGGTGCTGCTCGACGCCTTGCTGGGCGAGCTTGTTTCCGCCGAATTGCTGGCCGCGACATGA
- a CDS encoding tyrosine recombinase XerC: MNMRADLLEQWHAHLAFGLRRSPHTVRAYGDAARRFLEWLGDGEWLGDGADWRQVAGCKAADMRRYLAMRRGGGLSNASAARELSALKALIKFALAQSGNEDLAPPRLRGPRVAKGLPRAVTPDEAVNLAETAAENADIDWIGARDRAVLLLLYGAGLRIDEALSLDCGILPIGATITVTGKGRKQRVAPIVPLVKQAIEDYLARQPWPAGPRDPLFRGAKGGRLSQGVVQKATARARVLLGLPASATPHALRHSFATHLLAAGTDLRSLQELLGHASLGSTQIYTKVDAAVLLDVYRDAHPRERED, translated from the coding sequence ATGAACATGCGCGCCGACCTGCTGGAGCAATGGCACGCGCATCTGGCATTCGGACTTCGCCGATCGCCGCATACGGTGCGCGCCTATGGCGACGCGGCGCGGCGGTTCCTGGAATGGCTTGGCGACGGGGAATGGTTGGGCGACGGGGCGGACTGGCGGCAGGTGGCGGGCTGCAAGGCGGCGGACATGCGCCGCTATCTGGCGATGCGGCGCGGCGGCGGGCTTTCCAATGCCTCGGCCGCGCGGGAATTGTCGGCACTGAAGGCGCTGATCAAATTCGCGCTGGCGCAATCGGGGAACGAGGACCTGGCCCCTCCCCGCCTGCGCGGCCCGCGCGTCGCCAAGGGCCTGCCCCGCGCGGTCACTCCGGACGAGGCAGTGAACCTGGCCGAAACCGCTGCCGAGAATGCGGACATCGACTGGATCGGCGCGCGCGACCGCGCGGTCCTGCTGCTGCTGTATGGCGCGGGCCTGCGCATCGACGAGGCGCTGTCGCTGGATTGCGGCATATTGCCGATCGGCGCGACGATCACCGTGACCGGCAAGGGCCGCAAGCAGCGGGTCGCACCGATCGTGCCGCTGGTGAAGCAGGCGATCGAGGATTATCTTGCGCGGCAGCCATGGCCCGCGGGGCCGCGCGATCCGCTGTTTCGCGGGGCCAAGGGCGGCCGCCTGTCGCAAGGCGTGGTGCAAAAGGCCACCGCTCGTGCACGCGTCTTGCTTGGCCTGCCCGCCAGCGCCACGCCCCATGCGCTGCGCCACAGCTTCGCGACGCATCTGCTGGCGGCGGGCACCGATCTGCGCAGTCTTCAGGAACTTCTGGGCCATGCCAGCCTCGGCTCGACCCAGATCTATACCAAGGTGGATGCGGCCGTCCTGCTCGACGTCTACCGCGACGCGCATCCCCGAGAGCGCGAGGACTGA
- a CDS encoding DedA family protein yields the protein MTDWIITMIEKGGYFGIALLMAIENIFPPIPSEVIMGVGGLLVARGTMSFLPLLIWGTVGSLAGNYVWYWIGYRYGYRRLEPFIERHGRWLTLDWQHVEETSRFFRKHGQWVVFFLRFSPLMRTIVSLPAGLAHMSVWRFLIFTAAGAAIWNTLLIAGASLLAGFVTDFEHWVGIGTWVLIGLMLVGYVFRVVTWKPRERVQDSE from the coding sequence ATGACGGACTGGATCATCACCATGATCGAGAAGGGGGGCTATTTCGGCATAGCCCTCCTGATGGCGATCGAGAATATCTTCCCCCCGATCCCCAGCGAAGTGATCATGGGCGTGGGCGGGCTGCTGGTCGCGCGCGGGACGATGTCGTTTCTGCCCCTGCTGATCTGGGGGACCGTCGGATCACTGGCCGGCAATTACGTCTGGTACTGGATCGGCTACAGATACGGCTATCGCCGGCTGGAGCCGTTCATCGAACGCCACGGCCGCTGGCTGACGCTGGACTGGCAGCATGTCGAGGAAACGAGCCGCTTCTTCCGCAAGCACGGCCAGTGGGTGGTGTTCTTCCTGCGCTTTTCGCCGCTGATGCGGACCATCGTTTCGCTGCCCGCTGGCCTCGCGCATATGAGCGTGTGGCGGTTCCTCATCTTCACTGCCGCCGGGGCCGCGATCTGGAACACCTTGCTGATCGCGGGTGCCAGCCTGCTTGCCGGCTTCGTCACCGATTTCGAACATTGGGTCGGTATCGGCACCTGGGTGCTGATCGGGCTGATGCTGGTCGGCTATGTCTTCCGTGTCGTCACATGGAAGCCGCGTGAGCGGGTGCAGGACAGCGAGTAG
- the gshB gene encoding glutathione synthase, whose translation MDPIETINITGDSSFALMLAAQKRGYSLFHYDVRSLSWKSDGSGGGRVTAWAAPVTVRKVKGDHFEMGEHRTIDLGSDIDVVLMRQDPPFDIGYLTGTWLLERLKGETLVVNDPVSVRNAPEKVYVLDFARFMPPTLITRRIEEVRDFMAEHGAVVIKPLHGNGGKAVFKIDKDGGNLSALVEMFNTTWPEPFMVQPFLPEVSEGDKRIVLIDGIVAGAINRKPGEGEFRSNLAQGGYAESTLLTPREQEICDAMGPQLKELGLVFVGIDVIGGKWLTEINVTSPTGIVAVDNFNGTDTPGMIWDAIEARLGR comes from the coding sequence ATGGACCCGATCGAGACGATCAATATCACTGGCGATTCCAGCTTCGCCCTGATGCTTGCGGCGCAAAAGCGCGGATATAGCCTGTTCCATTACGACGTGCGCTCGCTCAGCTGGAAGTCCGACGGTTCGGGCGGCGGGCGCGTGACCGCGTGGGCCGCGCCGGTAACGGTCCGCAAGGTCAAGGGCGATCATTTCGAGATGGGCGAGCATCGCACCATCGACCTCGGCAGCGACATCGATGTCGTGCTGATGCGCCAGGATCCGCCCTTCGACATCGGCTATCTCACCGGCACCTGGCTGCTCGAGCGGCTGAAGGGCGAGACGCTGGTCGTGAATGACCCGGTTTCGGTCCGCAATGCGCCCGAAAAGGTCTATGTGCTGGACTTCGCACGCTTCATGCCGCCCACGCTGATCACCCGCCGGATCGAGGAAGTGCGCGATTTCATGGCCGAGCACGGCGCGGTCGTCATCAAGCCGCTGCACGGCAATGGCGGCAAGGCGGTGTTCAAGATCGACAAGGACGGCGGCAATCTTTCCGCACTGGTCGAGATGTTCAACACCACCTGGCCCGAACCCTTCATGGTCCAGCCCTTCCTTCCCGAAGTGAGCGAAGGCGACAAGCGCATCGTGCTGATCGACGGCATCGTCGCGGGCGCAATCAACCGCAAGCCGGGCGAGGGGGAGTTCCGATCGAACCTGGCGCAGGGCGGGTACGCCGAAAGCACGTTGCTGACCCCGCGTGAGCAGGAGATCTGCGACGCGATGGGGCCGCAGCTGAAGGAACTGGGCCTCGTCTTCGTGGGGATCGACGTGATCGGCGGAAAATGGCTGACCGAGATCAACGTCACCAGTCCGACCGGCATCGTCGCGGTCGACAATTTCAACGGCACCGATACCCCCGGCATGATCTGGGACGCGATCGAGGCACGGCTTGGCCGCTGA
- a CDS encoding YraN family protein, whose amino-acid sequence MKGEAVRRTRAEKQGRRGEDEAALFLHAGGWQILARRVRNAAGEVDLVARKDHIVAFIEVKWRQTAAGLDTAIDARRLARVCAAAEAEAHRFLQPGDDMRIDVLLLAPGQPPRHLENAGQF is encoded by the coding sequence GTGAAGGGCGAAGCCGTTCGCCGCACCCGCGCCGAAAAGCAGGGCCGCCGCGGCGAGGACGAGGCTGCGCTGTTCCTCCACGCCGGCGGCTGGCAGATCCTGGCGCGCCGCGTCCGAAATGCGGCGGGAGAGGTCGATCTGGTGGCGCGAAAGGACCATATCGTGGCCTTTATAGAAGTCAAATGGCGCCAGACCGCGGCCGGACTGGACACCGCCATCGACGCCCGCCGCCTGGCGCGGGTCTGCGCCGCTGCCGAGGCGGAGGCGCATCGCTTCCTGCAGCCGGGCGACGACATGCGGATCGACGTGCTGCTGCTTGCACCCGGCCAGCCGCCGCGCCATCTGGAGAATGCAGGCCAGTTCTGA
- the rsmI gene encoding 16S rRNA (cytidine(1402)-2'-O)-methyltransferase yields the protein MDQRDESLEPGLYIVATPIGNLGDITLRAISILRGAEAVACEDTRVTGRLMQHLGLKKRLIRHDDHADERARGGLLDLAADAPVALVSDAGTPLISDPGYRLVHEARARGLNVVTVPGPSAVVAGLAIAGLPTDRFLFAGFLPQKAKARADVLAELAGIRSSLVFYETAPRLVAALEAIGQALPGRTIAVGRELTKMHEECRSGMAGELAAHYTAHPPRGEIVLMIGPPVAEAAEDIDIDALLAEALTTDKPSQAAAKLAKAHGLDRKTLYARAMELKA from the coding sequence ATGGACCAACGCGATGAATCCCTCGAACCGGGTCTCTATATTGTAGCGACGCCGATTGGCAATCTCGGTGACATCACCCTGCGCGCCATTTCCATACTGCGCGGGGCAGAGGCCGTCGCGTGCGAGGATACGCGCGTCACCGGACGGCTGATGCAGCACCTGGGGCTGAAGAAGCGGCTGATCCGTCATGACGACCACGCCGACGAGCGCGCGCGCGGGGGCCTGCTGGACCTGGCCGCCGACGCGCCGGTGGCGCTGGTGTCCGACGCGGGCACGCCGCTGATTTCCGATCCCGGCTACCGGCTTGTACACGAAGCGCGGGCAAGGGGCCTGAACGTGGTCACTGTTCCGGGGCCGAGCGCGGTGGTGGCGGGGCTTGCGATTGCGGGGCTGCCGACCGACCGCTTCCTGTTCGCGGGCTTCCTGCCGCAAAAGGCGAAGGCGCGCGCCGACGTGCTGGCCGAACTGGCCGGCATTCGCAGCAGCCTCGTCTTCTATGAAACCGCGCCGCGCCTGGTCGCCGCGCTCGAGGCGATCGGTCAGGCGCTGCCGGGCCGGACCATCGCAGTGGGCCGCGAACTCACCAAGATGCACGAGGAATGCCGCAGCGGGATGGCCGGCGAACTGGCCGCCCATTACACCGCCCATCCGCCAAGGGGCGAGATCGTGCTGATGATCGGCCCCCCTGTCGCCGAGGCGGCGGAGGACATCGACATCGACGCCCTGCTGGCCGAGGCGCTGACGACCGACAAGCCGAGCCAGGCGGCGGCGAAGCTGGCAAAGGCGCACGGCCTCGACCGCAAGACGCTGTATGCACGCGCGATGGAACTGAAGGCGTGA
- a CDS encoding penicillin-binding protein activator encodes MNTRVAPNSAPFGVRTAADDRTMGRRRAIRMGAVGFGALVLAGCKGIIPDGGSAPPPPPPPVEGPSAGELPDVDEARHRVALLVPMSGQNAAVGQSLSNATTMALLDTNTSNIRITSYDTASDPAGAARRAIADGNRLILGPLLGENVDAVQAVARPARVPIISFSNDSQVAGDGVYVMGQIPSQSIERTMTYAQQNGITRFAALVPSGEYGKRASDAMLAHARRTGTQVAAIETYDRDNSSLASAVRRLQESGDYQAVLIADGARIAVRAGPMLRDADQMAKILGTELWSGDAQIAQTPALRGAWFSAVSDARFQRLSDSYKSRFGSAPYRVSALGYDAVLLTIRIARDWQPGDPFPVSQLDDPAGFLGLDGAFRFDDGVVKRAFEVREVTVNGMKVVSPAPASFD; translated from the coding sequence ATGAACACGCGGGTCGCACCCAACTCCGCGCCTTTTGGCGTCCGCACCGCCGCCGACGACCGGACCATGGGGCGCCGCCGCGCCATCCGCATGGGCGCGGTCGGCTTTGGCGCGCTGGTGCTGGCAGGGTGCAAGGGCATCATTCCCGACGGGGGCAGCGCGCCCCCTCCCCCGCCGCCGCCGGTCGAGGGGCCGAGCGCGGGCGAACTGCCCGACGTGGACGAGGCGCGCCACCGCGTCGCGCTGCTGGTGCCGATGTCGGGCCAGAACGCCGCCGTGGGGCAAAGCCTGTCGAACGCAACCACCATGGCGCTGCTCGACACCAATACGTCGAACATCCGCATCACCAGCTATGACACCGCCAGCGACCCCGCGGGCGCTGCCCGGCGCGCCATCGCCGATGGCAACCGGCTGATCCTGGGCCCGCTGCTGGGCGAGAATGTCGATGCGGTGCAGGCCGTGGCCCGCCCCGCGCGGGTGCCGATCATCAGCTTTTCGAACGACAGCCAGGTGGCGGGCGACGGGGTCTATGTGATGGGGCAGATCCCCTCGCAGTCGATCGAGCGGACCATGACATATGCCCAGCAGAACGGCATCACGCGCTTTGCCGCGCTGGTGCCCAGCGGCGAATATGGCAAGCGCGCTTCGGATGCAATGCTGGCACATGCCCGCCGCACCGGGACACAGGTCGCCGCGATAGAGACCTATGACCGCGACAACAGCTCGCTGGCATCGGCAGTCCGCCGCCTGCAGGAAAGCGGCGATTACCAGGCGGTTCTGATCGCCGACGGGGCGCGCATCGCGGTGCGCGCGGGGCCGATGCTGCGCGATGCGGACCAGATGGCCAAGATCCTCGGCACCGAATTGTGGAGCGGGGACGCGCAGATCGCGCAGACGCCCGCGCTGCGCGGCGCATGGTTCTCGGCCGTGTCGGATGCGCGGTTCCAGCGGCTGTCGGACAGCTATAAAAGCCGGTTCGGTTCGGCCCCCTATCGCGTTTCGGCGCTGGGCTATGACGCGGTCCTGCTGACGATCCGGATCGCGCGCGACTGGCAGCCGGGCGATCCGTTCCCGGTGTCGCAGCTGGACGATCCCGCCGGGTTCCTCGGCCTGGACGGGGCGTTCCGCTTCGACGACGGCGTGGTGAAGCGCGCGTTCGAAGTGCGCGAGGTTACGGTGAACGGAATGAAAGTGGTTTCGCCCGCCCCGGCCAGCTTCGACTGA
- the parE gene encoding DNA topoisomerase IV subunit B codes for MPQDNSEDLFDAKATAAAKSYDSSSIEVLEGLEPVRRRPGMYIGGTDERALHHLAAEVLDNSMDEAVAGHANRIEVTLEKGEPGTAGRITISDNGRGMPIDEHPKYPGKSALEVILTTLHSGGKFSGKAYATSGGLHGVGVSVVNALSALTRVEVARDKKLYAQEFSKGHPKGPIEHIGAAPNRRGTTVTFTPDTEIFGAQKFKPARLFRLARSKAYLFAGVEIRWKCDPELASEDVPAEAVFQFPGGLSDHLKEQVGSRECVTTEFFSGSQDFPANEAGDQQGRVEWAIAWPLWSDGSYSWYCNTIPTPDGGTHEQGLRAALTKGLRGFADLVGQKKAKDITPDDVVTGSEVMLSVFIRDPQFQSQTKDRLTSPEAARLVENAVRDHFDHFLADNMDRGKALLGAVMERMDERLRRKQEREIKRKTATNAKKLRLPGKLTDCSGETGAETELFIVEGDSAGGSAKQARDRKTQAILPIRGKILNVASASADKIRGNQEIADLTLAMGCGIRKDCNPDDLRYDRIIIMTDADVDGAHIATLLMTFFFQEMPEVVRRGHLFLAQPPLYRLTAGKESRYARDDAHRKELEETVFKNRKVEVSRFKGLGEMNPQQLRETTMSPESRGLIRITLPTEYEQRAGVSRLVDELMGRNPEHRFNFIQNRAGELDRDMIDA; via the coding sequence ATGCCACAAGACAATTCCGAAGACCTGTTCGACGCCAAGGCCACCGCCGCCGCGAAAAGCTATGACAGCTCCTCGATCGAGGTGCTGGAGGGGCTGGAGCCCGTACGCCGCCGCCCCGGCATGTATATCGGCGGCACGGACGAGCGTGCGCTGCATCACCTTGCCGCCGAGGTTCTCGACAACTCGATGGACGAGGCGGTGGCGGGCCATGCCAACCGGATCGAGGTCACGCTGGAAAAGGGCGAACCGGGCACGGCGGGCCGCATCACCATATCCGACAACGGGCGCGGCATGCCCATCGACGAGCATCCCAAATATCCCGGCAAGTCGGCGCTGGAAGTCATCCTGACGACGCTGCATTCGGGGGGCAAGTTCTCGGGCAAGGCATATGCCACCAGCGGCGGCCTGCACGGCGTTGGGGTGTCGGTGGTGAACGCGCTGTCGGCTCTGACCCGCGTGGAAGTGGCACGCGACAAGAAATTGTATGCGCAGGAATTTTCGAAAGGGCATCCCAAGGGTCCCATCGAGCACATCGGCGCCGCCCCCAACCGGCGCGGCACCACCGTCACCTTCACCCCCGATACCGAGATCTTCGGCGCGCAGAAGTTCAAGCCCGCGCGGCTGTTCCGCCTTGCCCGGTCCAAGGCCTATCTGTTCGCGGGCGTCGAGATCCGCTGGAAGTGCGACCCCGAACTGGCGAGCGAGGATGTGCCGGCCGAGGCGGTGTTCCAGTTCCCCGGCGGGCTTTCCGACCATCTGAAGGAACAGGTCGGCAGCCGCGAATGCGTCACGACCGAGTTCTTCTCGGGCTCGCAGGATTTCCCCGCGAACGAGGCGGGCGATCAGCAGGGCCGCGTCGAATGGGCGATCGCATGGCCGCTGTGGTCCGACGGATCGTACAGCTGGTACTGCAACACCATCCCGACCCCCGATGGCGGCACGCATGAACAGGGCCTGCGCGCGGCGTTGACCAAGGGGCTGCGCGGCTTCGCCGATCTGGTGGGCCAGAAGAAGGCCAAGGACATCACCCCCGACGACGTGGTCACGGGCAGCGAGGTGATGTTGTCGGTGTTCATCCGCGACCCGCAGTTCCAGTCGCAGACCAAGGACCGCCTGACCTCCCCCGAAGCGGCGCGGCTGGTCGAGAATGCGGTGCGCGACCATTTCGACCATTTCCTTGCCGACAACATGGACCGCGGCAAGGCGCTGCTTGGCGCAGTGATGGAGCGGATGGACGAGCGGCTGCGGAGGAAGCAGGAGCGCGAGATCAAGCGCAAGACCGCGACCAATGCCAAGAAGCTGCGCCTGCCCGGCAAGCTGACCGATTGCAGCGGCGAGACCGGGGCGGAGACCGAGCTGTTCATCGTCGAGGGCGATTCGGCGGGCGGCAGCGCCAAGCAGGCGCGCGACCGCAAGACGCAGGCGATCCTGCCGATCCGCGGCAAGATCCTGAACGTCGCCAGCGCCAGCGCCGACAAGATCCGCGGCAACCAGGAAATCGCCGACCTGACGCTGGCCATGGGCTGCGGCATCCGCAAGGACTGCAATCCCGACGACCTGCGCTATGACCGCATCATCATCATGACCGACGCCGATGTCGACGGCGCGCATATCGCGACCCTGCTGATGACCTTCTTCTTCCAGGAGATGCCCGAGGTCGTTCGGCGCGGTCATCTGTTCCTGGCCCAGCCGCCGCTGTACCGGCTGACCGCGGGGAAGGAGAGCCGCTATGCCCGCGACGACGCGCATCGCAAGGAGCTGGAGGAGACGGTCTTCAAGAACAGGAAGGTCGAGGTTTCGCGCTTCAAGGGACTGGGCGAGATGAACCCGCAGCAGCTGCGCGAAACGACGATGAGCCCCGAGAGCCGGGGCCTGATCCGCATCACCTTGCCGACCGAATACGAACAGCGCGCGGGCGTGTCGCGGCTGGTGGACGAGCTGATGGGCCGCAATCCGGAGCATCGGTTCAATTTCATCCAGAACCGTGCGGGCGAACTGGACCGCGACATGATCGACGCGTGA
- a CDS encoding AAA family ATPase produces the protein MQRFTGTENYVATDDLKVAVNAAVTLRRPLLVKGEPGTGKTVLAHEIARAIRAPLIEWGVKSTTKAQQGLYEYDAVARLRDGQLGDERVHDISNYIRKGKLWEAFTSPELPVLLIDEIDKADIEFPNDLLQELDRMNFDVYETGERIEAKERPIVVITSNNEKDLPDAFLRRCFFHYIKFPDPETMAEIIEVHFPGIQQRLVSKAMEMFYEIRDVPGLKKKPSTSELLDWLKLLLVEDMPLETLQQKDPTKAIPPLHGALLKNEQDVMLFERLAFMARRER, from the coding sequence ATGCAGCGCTTTACCGGCACCGAGAATTATGTCGCGACCGACGATCTGAAGGTCGCCGTCAACGCCGCCGTGACGCTTCGGCGCCCGCTGCTGGTGAAGGGCGAGCCGGGCACCGGCAAGACCGTGCTCGCGCACGAGATCGCCAGGGCCATCCGTGCGCCGCTGATCGAGTGGGGCGTGAAATCCACCACCAAGGCGCAGCAGGGCCTGTACGAATATGACGCGGTCGCCCGCCTGCGTGACGGACAGCTTGGCGACGAGCGCGTTCACGACATCTCGAACTACATCCGCAAGGGCAAGCTGTGGGAGGCGTTCACCTCGCCCGAACTGCCCGTGCTGCTGATCGACGAGATCGACAAGGCCGACATCGAGTTTCCCAACGACCTGCTTCAGGAACTCGATCGCATGAACTTCGACGTGTACGAGACCGGCGAGCGGATCGAGGCGAAGGAGCGGCCCATCGTGGTCATCACCTCGAACAACGAGAAGGATTTGCCCGACGCCTTCCTGCGCCGCTGCTTCTTCCACTACATCAAGTTCCCCGATCCCGAGACCATGGCCGAGATCATCGAGGTGCATTTCCCCGGCATCCAGCAGCGGCTGGTGTCGAAGGCGATGGAGATGTTCTATGAAATCCGCGACGTGCCGGGGCTGAAGAAGAAGCCCAGCACCAGCGAATTGCTCGACTGGCTGAAACTGCTGCTGGTCGAGGACATGCCGCTGGAGACATTGCAGCAGAAGGACCCGACCAAGGCGATCCCGCCGCTGCACGGCGCATTGCTGAAGAACGAGCAGGACGTGATGCTGTTCGAACGGCTCGCCTTCATGGCGCGGCGCGAACGATAG